The region TAAGTAAGCAGTCGGAGAAAAGCAGCTCAGAAATGGAGACGGCGGAGAACGGCGGCGATAATGATAAAATCCTCATAAACAGCCACTGGTATTGGGCCATAGCAAGTGTATCCCAGTTGGGTTGGGCAGTATCTTCTTATCGGAGAGGTTATACCGGCGACCATCGTTTCATGCCCTTAAAAGCCTTTGCCGTAGCTTCTCTGTTCCTTGGCGCCTCCGCCTCTGCATCCGTCGCTTTCCTAAAAGCCTCCGGCATTCACAAAGTAAATCTTTATTCATTCTCCATGTCTTTCAAATTTTCACGCTCAACATCTCATTATTGTACTTAAATTTTCGTTTTTGTGATTTCCATTTTTTAAATAGGTCGAAGATCTGATGGGTGTGGCTGCAAGTATAAGAAGTGGACTTGGAATTCGGCCGAGGACAGGCGACAAATGAGTCCCTTTTTTGCCCTTTCTGTTTTCAAGGTCTTTTCTAGTTTACATCTttcttagatttatttttttcagTTTGGAAAATCTATAATCTTTATCATAATAATCGAACAATTAGCTTTTAGACTCTCAATCTTTGTCATTCAGTCTCAATAACTAAATTGTTAAGAGACTTGAGGATAGCTTGTAATGGAAAGGACATGTCTAATACTCAACCCTAACCTGATAGAAAAGATGTAATCCAGTGCTGAACATAGAATTGCAATGGCAACCTTAACAAATTGCTTCAAAAATTATTTAGAATCATATGCAATTTAGCTGTCTGTTGAACTGTTTCATATATACTATTGGAGCACCCAAATCATCGAAGACCTAGCTAGCACCGCCTGGCGCTGTGTAGTCTCCTTCCTCTGGTGGAGGCTCTCCCGTAAATGCTCTCTCTTTTTGTTTCCCATGCCTTCTGGTCTTTGTGGTGTTGCCGGCTGCCGCTTGAGGTCTCATTGTTGCTGGAAGATGGTTTTGGACTAGCATGATGTCACTCTGTTGAAGAGCTTTACACACCTTCTTGCCTTGGATGTGAAAAGCCTTTGGTTTTGGTTCTCAAATGCATTTGGATTTCATACTGAATGACTGCACCCTTGGGGATTTGATATCCTCTCCTCCTTGAGGAAATCGATTTGTCttcttttttgggtttttctttggCGACCTTTGGTGTCTTGTTTGGGTATGGCTTCTCTGTTTAGAGAAGTGTTCGTACCCATTGCCGAGGGGGTCTTTCCCTGGGCTGATTTTCTTTTGAGATTGTTTCTTGTCCTTTCGAGATGCTTTGCCCATGTTGCTAGCTAATATGTTAAAATCCATGTTACTTGAATTCAAAGGTAGATCTCAGaatataaatacatttataacatgaatatTGCTCAACTTGTTTCTAAATTGATGTTGGTGCTCATTGTTATTTGTTCTTCATTTTACTCTACGGGGTAAGGTTGCTCGGTTATAATTCCTCACAAGCTTGATATTACAAATTTAATTGTTCTAATGTTCGTTACCACATTCAATTGCGCTGTTGAGGTTTCCAATTTCCTTTTGGTGATGGAAAAGAGTAATAATCTCTTGGTAGGCTCCTTGTATTATTAGTTCACATAAATGCCAAGGCACACTGTTTTCACAATGTTGGTTGGTTCCAAGACGGAGAATATGCTTCATTGTATTTTTTCACAAACCTTGGCATCCAAGGCCTGGTTCACATCTTATACCCTATAAAATCCAGGTTTTGAATCAGGGTGGAGACAACAAAGGGGGAAACTTAAAAATCACACACCACAAGCAGGCAATCCCTGTGACTAGAACTCAGTTGTATGTAGGGTGAACACCCTTGGCCAAACTAGAACTCAGAGATTGTATGTAGGTTGAACACCCTTGACCAAACTAGAACTCACAGATTGTATGTAGGGTGAACGCCCCTGGCCAATGAGTCGACAACGGGGATTCAACCTACATCATAGTGTTGACACTTATTCTAGGTTtggatcaaataataataagtaatctCATTTAACAGAGATCTGCTCAAGAATTAAATTACCAATTCGGCTCATACAACTTGGGTCTTGAACAGATTTTACAAATTCGAACCAATCTATCCTGAGATTCCTGACCCAAGTTGGTATTTAATAACAACAAAATGTTATTGTTACAACTTAATTATAgatgtatataaatattaatatgagAATATAAGCCAGCTTAGGTTGATCCGGGCTGGGCTTGGGTAAAGTAGGTAAAAAAAAGTCCATACCATGCTGAGGCGACTGCTTGTTATGTTTCCGGTCCAAAGCTTTATTTGTACGATGCAGCACTTGATAAAATACCAGATAATTCTGACGCTGTTGCTTCCTATATTTGTTCATAACCCTACAAATCCCTTTGAAAATTGTAATGTATTTGGCATTTAAAGTGGAGTCTGCCACCATAGCAAGAACAAATACACAAATAGCTAAAATAAGATATAAAACTGGGTACcaaaataataacattaacaaCATAAATGCACTAACGTCTCAATGTTTGAATTGCcaacatatcaaaatttatataaatatattatattttgaatacAATTACGGCACagcaatatatatttataaacatgAGACGGATACAACAGTAAGTCTCATGATTCAATCATTCTCATTAGTCCCCTACCTAGAGAAACACAAGCAAAATCAAACTCGTTAATTTCAAAAGGCCTTATAATGGCTACTATAACTATAATCTTCCTCcacaataaataaaagaaatagaagacTATTTTCCTTCAACATGTAACTGTCATAAACtaccattaatatatatataaagaaaaaatgaaaagaaaacaaataatactAAAATGTTCTACTAAAATCTGTGCAGCCCAAAAACTTTTGAGTAATGCTCCAAAAGGTTTCAGCAGaatacagaatttgatcaattctGAATAATCTGCAAACAGTAACTTGAAAGATTCCAGTGGCTCCAGGCAGTTAAATGAAGAGGCAAACATCATAAAATACTGTAGAATTAAGTCCAATCAACTTGGAACCAAACAAGCAAATGTTGTGAGGATCTGCACTGACCAAACGGATAGGAAACCTCTAGTTCCAGTCTAGATTCTTTTCTAACAACTCTAAAACAACAATACATGGAACCTGTGAGTGTTCATATGTGTGGTGACAGTGCAAGCATGTGAGATGTGGGTCGAATCTCATGGATAACCAGTTCTGATGAGAGCTCCTAAATCAGATATAAACAGGTTTAACATCATTGGCACCAAAGCTTGCAGCACAAACCGGACACTTGCGGTGACGACTTTCGGTGATTTTATGCACACAAGGGTTGCAGAAGAGATGGTAGCATTTTGTAATAACAACCTGAAGAACGGAATAATCTATAAGCAAATTTGGAAATAGATGGAGAAAACAGGCCAAATAAAAAACAGTGTCCAAAACAGAATTGAACAAGCCATAGCTATATGCTATGTTACTTGAACTTGGGAGTGTGTGTCAGATAGGGGCATGTGCCCAACACAAGTATGgccaatttttctaagtttttccatatACTTGGAGAATCATACTGACACCGTAATATGTTTCAGATACTGGTGTCGGACAAAGGTAATTCAAGGAAAATGAGGAAAGCAACATAGGCTACATGTTATGAAGTATTTCTTCTCTAAGTAACAGGTACAAAACCATTCTTAATGTAGTCAAATGGCACAGAAGCATCCTATTCAATTGTCAGGAAATGAGAACAAGAGCTCAAACTAAAACACTGAAGGGCCTAGTTGAAGAACTGCTACCTTGAAATACTAGATCATAATCAAACTTACCTCTTTTGGTCTGTCAAGACAGATACTGCACTTCAGTATTTCTCTGTACTCTCTAAGTTCTTGTTGAAGCCTTTCAACCATCAAGTTCCCTTCTGTCTTCGCTCGAAGATGTACGACCTTTCTTCTCGCTACTTCCAATTCTTCCTCAagtcttttctttttaaaccTAATAAATGAATGACATGCAGAAAAACATACATGAA is a window of Gossypium hirsutum isolate 1008001.06 chromosome D08, Gossypium_hirsutum_v2.1, whole genome shotgun sequence DNA encoding:
- the LOC107937441 gene encoding uncharacterized protein — translated: METAENGGDNDKILINSHWYWAIASVSQLGWAVSSYRRGYTGDHRFMPLKAFAVASLFLGASASASVAFLKASGIHKVEDLMGVAASIRSGLGIRPRTGDK